The following proteins come from a genomic window of Parambassis ranga chromosome 4, fParRan2.1, whole genome shotgun sequence:
- the LOC114434380 gene encoding sodium-dependent phosphate transport protein 2B-like: protein MAPRPEAGSDSSPTLNDTTPTKDMDILPAYSTVDLVNEEPEVDDPWDLPELKDTGIKWSELDTKGKIMRVMTSTVKFFLLVGLLYLFICSLDILSSAFQLVGGKAAGDIFQDNVVLSNPVAGLVIGVLVTVLVQSSSTSSSIVVSMVSSGLLEVQSAVPIIMGANIGTSVTNTIVAMMQAGDRNEFRRAFAGATVHDFFNWLSVLILLPLEVATGVLYKLTHLIIESFNLESGEDAPDLLKVITDPLTNSIIQLDKSVITGIATGDLAARNKSLIKIWCKKEVNTTFWNETVELCPAGAVCWEEGNLTWTQMNSSWTDYQEKCKHLFTNTNLPDLAVGLILLAMSLLILCTCLILIVKLLNSMLKGQVAVVIKKVLNTDFPFPFGWVTGYIAILVGAGMTFIVQSSSVFTSAITPLVGIGVISLERAYPLTLGSNIGTTTTSILAAMASPGETLANSLQIALCHFFFNIMGILLWYPIPFTRVPIRLARGLGNKTAKYRWFAGLYLILCFLVLPLGVFGLSLAGWQVLVGVGVPIIVLAIIVIIINVMQSRCPRFLPKFLHNWNFLPRPMRSLAPWDTVVTVSLGVCGRHCCCCCRCCRCCRKNQEEEKITGNRRRSLEMYDNPAMSRDEDTQCVVKATQL from the exons ATGGCTCCAAGACCAGAAGCAGGGTCTGATTCCTCCCCTACTCTCA ATGACACCACTCCAACTAAAGACATGGACATCCTGCCGGCTTACTCCACCGTGGACCTGGTGAATGAAGAACCAGAAGTAGATGATCCCTGGGATCTCCCTGAGCTCAAAGACACAGGGATCAAGTGGTCAG AACTGGACACAAAAGGGAAGATTATGAGAGTGATGACTTCAACTGTGAAGTTCTTTCTACTGGTTGGACTTCTCTACCTCTTTATTTGCTCACTGGATATTCTGAGCTCTGCTTTTCAGCTAGTTGGAG gtaaagCTGCTGGTGACATCTTTCAGGACAATGTTGTGTTGTCCAACCCTGTGGCTGGACTGGTGATTGGGGTGTTAGTCACAGTGCTGGTGCAGAgctccagcacctcctcctctatTGTGGTCAGCATGGTGTCTTCTGGAT TGCTGGAGGTCCAGTCTGCAGTGCCTATCATCATGGGAGCTAACATCGGAACATCTGTGACCAACACTATCGTGGCTATGATGCAGGCAGGAGACCGAAATGAGTTCCGCAG GGCTTTTGCAGGAGCTACGGTCCACGACTTCTTCAACTGGCTGTCCGTGCTGATTCTTCTGCCTTTGGAAGTCGCCACGGGTGTTTTGTATAAACTCACCCACCTCATCATCGAATCTTTCAACCTGGAATCAGGAGAGGATGCACCAGACCTGCTCAAAGTCATTACAGACCCTCTCACCAACTCCATCATTCAG CTTGACAAATCTGTTATCACTGGGATTGCCACTGGTGACCTTGCAGCCAGAAACAAGAGTCTGATCAAAATCTGGTGCAAAAAAGAGGTCAACACG ACTTTCTGGAATGAAACAGTGGAACTCTGCCCTGCTGGTGCCGTCTGCTGGGAGGAAGGAAACCTGACCTGGACCCAGATGAACTCAAGCTGGACTGATTACCAAGAGAAAT GCAAACACCTCTTCACCAACACTAACCTGCCAGACCTGGCTGTGGGCCTCATTCTCCTGGCTATGTCACTGCTCATCCTCTGCACCTGCCTCATCCTCATCGTCAAGCTGCTCAACTCCATGTTGAAGGGGCAGGTGGCCGTGGTCATCAAGAAGGTTCTCAACACAG ACTTCCCCTTTCCCTTTGGCTGGGTGACTGGATACATCGCAATTTTGGTAGGTGCCGGTATGACCTTCATTGTGCAGAGTAGCTCCGTCTTCACCTCAGCCATAACTCCTCTTGTTG GTATTGGTGTCATTAGCCTTGAGAGGGCGTATCCTCTGACACTGGGGTCAAATATTGGGACAACAACCACTTCTATACTTGCTGCTATGGCTAGCCCTGGAGAAACTTTAGCCAACTCTCTGCAG ATCGCACTTTGTCATTTCTTCTTCAACATCATGGGCATCTTACTGTGGTATCCAATCCCATTCACGCGGGTGCCCATTAGGTTAGCCAGAGGGCTGGGGAACAAGACGGCCAAATACAGATGGTTTGCCGGCCTCTACCTCATCCTGTGCTTCTTGGTGCTGCCTCTGGGAGTGTTCGGCCTGTCCCTGGCTGGTTGGCAAGTCTTGGTCGGTGTCGGCGTGCCCATCATTGTGTTGGCCATCATTGTTATCATCATCAATGTGATGCAGTCCCGCTGCCCTCGCTTTCTGCCCAAGTTCCTCCACAACTGGAACTTTTTGCCACGCCCGATGCGCTCCCTGGCACCATGGGACACTGTGGTCACCGTGTCTCTGGGGGTCTGCggcagacactgctgctgctgctgcagatgctgcAGGTGCTGCCGAAAAAaccaggaggaagaaaagatcACTGGGAACAGGAGAAGGAGCCTGGAGATGTACGATAACCCAGCTATGTCTAGAGatgaagacacacagtgtgtggttAAAGCAACACAGCTTTAA